From Terriglobus sp. TAA 43, the proteins below share one genomic window:
- the kdpC gene encoding potassium-transporting ATPase subunit KdpC, translated as MKLVRIACIYTVVTAFLLGIAYPLAITAIAQLAMRGKANGQMITRNGETIGSAIIGQPFTGDSYFHSRPSAAGTGYDATSSSGSNYGPTNKSLMDRVAASVKTESAGQAVPVDLVTASGSGLDPDITPAAAYYQAPRVAQQRHVSQDTINALIARQIQPRQLGILGEPRVNVLALNLALSQMTATGAQ; from the coding sequence ATGAAACTCGTTCGTATCGCATGTATCTATACGGTAGTTACGGCATTTCTTCTCGGCATTGCCTATCCCCTTGCCATCACTGCTATCGCTCAACTTGCCATGAGAGGCAAGGCAAATGGGCAGATGATTACGAGGAATGGCGAGACTATCGGCTCGGCAATCATCGGGCAACCCTTCACAGGCGATAGCTACTTTCATAGCCGTCCTTCTGCCGCAGGTACAGGCTACGATGCTACGTCGTCCTCTGGATCGAACTATGGCCCCACCAACAAATCGTTGATGGATCGCGTCGCAGCCAGCGTAAAGACTGAGTCCGCAGGCCAAGCGGTCCCAGTAGATTTGGTTACGGCTTCGGGATCAGGTTTGGATCCGGATATCACTCCAGCAGCCGCGTATTATCAAGCCCCGCGCGTTGCACAGCAGCGCCACGTCTCGCAAGACACCATCAACGCACTGATCGCACGGCAGATTCAACCGCGACAGCTAGGCATCTTGGGCGAACCACGAGTCAATGTCCTGGCATTGAATCTGGCTCTTTCGCAGATGACGGCAACTGGGGCCCAGTAA
- the kdpB gene encoding potassium-transporting ATPase subunit KdpB produces the protein MSSQAKRRSLFDPHIMRRAAWDAIAKLHPRVMMKNPVMFVVEIGSVLTAVLLIVSMSTHTGHFRFNLQITLWLWFTVLFANFAEAMAEGRGKAQADALRQAKSETTAHRLSKSGALEEVPSSHLRSGDVVRVTAGQMIPGDGEVTEGAASVDESAITGESAPVIREAGGDRSAVTGGTRVLSDILTIRITSNPGETFLDRMIALVEGAERQKTPNEIALNILLAGLTITFLLAVVTLQPFAIYSSAPQTAFVLISLLVCLIPTTIGGLLSAIGIAGMDRLVQHNVLATSGRAVEAAGDVNTLLLDKTGTITIGNRQASEFVPAPGVTAEQLADASQLSSLSDETPEGRSIVVLAKEQYNLRGRELGELHAEFVPFSATTRMSGIEVDGRSIRKGAVDAISRYLADHNSAMPEAVRTSVEEIARKGGTPLVVAENGRALGVIHLKDIVKGGMKERFDHLRAMGIRTIMITGDNPLTAAAIAREAGVDDFLAEAKPKDKMDLIKREQSEGKLVAMTGDGTNDAPALAQADVGVAMNSGTQAAKEAGNMVDLDSNPTKLIEIVGIGKQLLMTRGALTTFSISNDVAKYFAIIPAMFAGVFPVLNALNVMHLHNAESAVLSAVIFNALVIVGLIPLALRGVKYRPMSAAALLQRNLIVYGLGGIIVPFIGIKLLDMVIVALHLA, from the coding sequence ATGTCTAGTCAAGCAAAACGTCGCTCCTTATTCGACCCGCACATTATGCGTCGTGCGGCATGGGATGCGATTGCAAAGCTTCATCCGCGTGTGATGATGAAAAACCCCGTCATGTTCGTCGTGGAAATTGGCAGCGTCCTCACAGCTGTCCTGCTCATCGTCAGCATGTCCACGCATACCGGCCACTTCCGTTTTAACCTCCAGATCACACTCTGGCTGTGGTTCACCGTATTGTTCGCCAACTTTGCTGAAGCGATGGCCGAAGGCCGCGGCAAGGCGCAGGCGGACGCGTTGCGTCAGGCTAAGTCGGAAACAACAGCACATCGACTTTCAAAGTCAGGTGCGCTCGAAGAAGTTCCCAGTTCTCATCTGCGTTCAGGCGACGTCGTTCGAGTTACAGCAGGACAAATGATTCCGGGCGATGGCGAAGTCACAGAGGGCGCGGCCTCCGTAGACGAATCGGCGATCACGGGTGAATCGGCACCTGTAATTCGAGAGGCAGGCGGCGATCGCTCAGCGGTAACAGGCGGGACACGTGTCCTTTCAGACATACTCACCATTCGCATCACATCCAACCCAGGTGAGACATTTCTTGATCGCATGATTGCGCTCGTGGAAGGTGCAGAACGCCAGAAGACACCCAACGAAATTGCATTGAACATTCTTCTTGCGGGGCTCACCATCACCTTCCTGCTTGCGGTCGTTACTTTGCAACCGTTCGCCATCTATTCCAGTGCGCCGCAAACAGCCTTCGTGCTGATCTCACTTCTGGTCTGCCTTATCCCTACCACCATCGGCGGCCTGCTTTCGGCCATTGGTATTGCCGGTATGGATCGCTTGGTGCAGCACAATGTTCTGGCAACATCCGGCCGCGCGGTGGAAGCAGCGGGCGACGTGAACACATTGCTACTGGACAAGACCGGCACCATCACCATCGGCAATCGACAGGCATCTGAGTTTGTACCTGCGCCGGGTGTCACAGCGGAACAGCTTGCAGATGCGTCACAGCTCTCCTCCTTATCCGATGAAACTCCGGAAGGGCGTTCTATCGTGGTGCTCGCGAAAGAACAGTACAACCTTCGCGGGCGGGAGTTGGGCGAGCTACACGCGGAGTTTGTTCCTTTCTCCGCGACAACACGCATGAGCGGCATCGAAGTGGACGGCCGTTCCATTCGTAAAGGCGCCGTCGATGCGATTTCGCGCTACCTAGCCGATCACAACTCCGCAATGCCGGAAGCCGTTCGTACTTCCGTCGAAGAGATTGCGCGAAAGGGTGGAACTCCGCTTGTCGTAGCTGAGAATGGTCGCGCCCTTGGTGTCATCCATCTGAAAGATATCGTCAAGGGTGGCATGAAGGAACGCTTTGATCACCTGCGTGCCATGGGCATTCGCACCATCATGATCACGGGCGACAATCCCTTGACCGCGGCAGCGATTGCGCGGGAGGCGGGCGTCGACGACTTCCTTGCCGAAGCAAAACCAAAAGACAAGATGGACCTGATCAAGCGCGAACAATCGGAAGGCAAGCTCGTCGCAATGACGGGTGATGGTACAAACGACGCGCCTGCGCTTGCCCAGGCAGACGTAGGTGTCGCTATGAACAGTGGCACACAAGCTGCGAAAGAAGCTGGCAACATGGTTGATCTGGACTCCAACCCGACCAAACTTATCGAGATTGTCGGCATTGGAAAGCAGTTGCTCATGACGCGCGGCGCACTCACGACATTCTCCATCTCGAATGATGTCGCAAAATACTTCGCAATTATCCCAGCGATGTTCGCCGGCGTATTCCCTGTATTAAACGCGCTCAACGTAATGCATCTGCATAACGCAGAGTCGGCTGTTCTATCCGCGGTGATCTTCAATGCGCTGGTTATTGTCGGCCTGATTCCGTTGGCCCTGCGCGGTGTGAAGTATCGTCCGATGTCGGCTGCCGCTTTACTTCAGCGCAATCTCATCGTCTACGGGCTGGGTGGAATTATCGTTCCATTCATCGGAATCAAGCTTCTGGACATGGTCATCGTTGCACTTCACCTGGCGTAG
- the kdpA gene encoding potassium-transporting ATPase subunit KdpA, protein MTLNGWLQIALFIAAVLLLAKPVGSYITAVFERRKTFLDPILAPCERILYRVSGINPEEEMHWTKYGLAMLVFSAATLLLTYVIQRAQGILPWNPQHLHGVESSLAWNTAISFTTNTNWQSYTPETTMSYLTQMLALATHNFWSAAAGLALAMAFVRGIARKESKTIGNFWFDLTRGTLWILLPISVVLSLLLISQGVVQNLKPYDTVKLVETQTVTGSDGKTSTVTTQSIAQGPVASQEAIKMLGTNGGGFFNANSAHPFENPTAISNFLEMLAIFLLPAGLCITLGQMVKAPKHGWAILGAMTVLWFAGTFTTYWAESHGNPLIHNVDAKVSQLQPGGNMEGKEVRFGITNTALFAAVTTDASCGAVNGMHDSFTPLGGLVPMTNILLGEVVFGGVGAGLYGMLVFVVLAVFIAGLMVGRTPEYLGKKIEAFDVQMAMLYLLIFPLIILGFAAVSVLMPNMGLSSLANHGPHGLSEILYAYASATGNNGSAFAGLSANTHWYNYTLGIAMFFGRFMMIIPMLAIAGNLANKKIVPASSGTFPVTTPLFTILLIGVILIVGALTFFPVLSLGPILEHLLMRAGQLF, encoded by the coding sequence ATGACTCTGAACGGCTGGTTACAAATCGCACTCTTCATCGCCGCCGTATTGCTTCTGGCAAAACCAGTTGGCAGCTATATAACGGCGGTCTTTGAACGTCGTAAGACTTTTCTCGATCCCATCCTCGCGCCATGCGAGCGCATTCTGTACCGGGTTTCAGGGATCAATCCTGAAGAAGAGATGCACTGGACAAAGTATGGCCTGGCCATGCTCGTCTTCAGCGCCGCAACCCTGCTGCTTACCTACGTCATCCAAAGAGCCCAAGGCATTCTGCCGTGGAATCCGCAACATCTACACGGTGTGGAATCCTCGCTCGCCTGGAACACCGCGATCTCGTTCACAACCAATACCAACTGGCAGTCCTACACGCCAGAAACGACCATGAGCTACCTCACGCAGATGCTCGCGCTGGCCACGCATAACTTCTGGTCAGCAGCGGCTGGTCTCGCGCTTGCCATGGCATTTGTCCGCGGTATCGCTCGCAAGGAAAGCAAGACCATTGGCAACTTCTGGTTTGACCTTACGCGCGGTACATTGTGGATCCTGCTTCCTATCTCCGTTGTTCTTTCATTGCTTCTTATCTCTCAGGGCGTTGTCCAAAATCTGAAGCCGTATGACACTGTGAAGCTTGTTGAAACACAAACGGTGACCGGCAGCGATGGCAAAACGTCTACGGTTACGACGCAGAGCATTGCGCAGGGACCGGTTGCTTCACAGGAAGCGATCAAGATGCTCGGCACCAACGGTGGTGGTTTCTTCAACGCGAATAGCGCCCATCCGTTTGAAAATCCAACGGCCATCTCAAACTTCTTGGAGATGCTGGCGATCTTTTTATTGCCGGCCGGGCTGTGCATCACGCTGGGCCAAATGGTGAAAGCACCCAAGCATGGCTGGGCAATACTCGGTGCCATGACAGTACTGTGGTTTGCTGGAACCTTCACCACGTATTGGGCAGAGTCACACGGCAACCCGCTCATTCACAACGTCGACGCCAAGGTTTCTCAACTGCAACCTGGCGGCAACATGGAGGGCAAGGAAGTACGTTTCGGCATCACAAACACGGCTCTCTTCGCAGCTGTAACGACGGATGCAAGTTGCGGTGCTGTGAACGGCATGCATGACAGTTTTACTCCACTCGGTGGTTTGGTTCCAATGACAAACATCCTGCTGGGTGAAGTTGTCTTCGGTGGTGTAGGTGCGGGCCTCTATGGCATGTTAGTGTTCGTCGTTCTTGCTGTCTTCATCGCGGGACTAATGGTTGGTAGAACGCCCGAGTACCTCGGAAAGAAGATCGAAGCGTTCGATGTGCAGATGGCCATGCTGTATCTGCTGATCTTCCCATTGATCATCCTCGGATTTGCCGCTGTCTCAGTCCTAATGCCGAACATGGGTTTGAGCAGTCTGGCAAATCATGGTCCGCACGGTCTTAGCGAGATCCTTTATGCCTACGCATCCGCAACGGGCAACAACGGATCAGCTTTTGCGGGTCTGAGCGCCAATACCCACTGGTACAACTACACGCTAGGTATCGCGATGTTCTTCGGTCGCTTCATGATGATCATTCCCATGTTGGCTATTGCTGGAAACCTCGCGAATAAGAAGATCGTCCCTGCATCTTCAGGAACGTTCCCGGTAACCACACCGTTGTTCACCATTCTTCTTATCGGCGTGATCCTGATCGTGGGCGCTCTCACCTTCTTCCCTGTCCTCTCGCTTGGCCCCATCCTGGAACATCTGTTGATGCGCGCCGGCCAACTCTTCTAG
- the kdpF gene encoding K(+)-transporting ATPase subunit F, with product MILNVVLLTLSALLMVYLVYALLRPEKF from the coding sequence ATGATTCTCAATGTGGTTCTGCTTACCCTGTCAGCCCTGCTGATGGTCTACCTGGTCTACGCGCTACTTCGCCCGGAGAAGTTCTAG
- a CDS encoding response regulator transcription factor, whose protein sequence is MKRILVVDDERQIILILRTSLQSSGYLVETASNGLEAFEKFEAHTPDLIITDLSMPEMGGLELTQAIRRVAETPILVLSVRDSDAMKVKALDEGADDYLTKPFSMNELLARVRALLRRNAPPSPTENALHEGDFEVDLAAHRVTLKGTELHLTPKEFELLVVLLRNAGRVMTHKVLLRHIWGPAGESQPEYIRVLIGQLRKKLDRGTGVRYIQSEPWIGYRLIAEGSTTSD, encoded by the coding sequence ATGAAACGAATCCTCGTAGTGGATGACGAACGGCAAATCATTCTGATCCTTCGGACCTCGCTCCAAAGCAGCGGATACCTCGTTGAAACGGCAAGCAATGGTTTGGAGGCCTTTGAGAAATTTGAGGCGCACACGCCGGATCTGATCATTACTGATCTTTCCATGCCAGAGATGGGTGGACTGGAACTGACGCAGGCTATTCGGCGCGTGGCTGAGACTCCCATCCTGGTTCTGAGTGTCCGCGACAGCGACGCCATGAAGGTAAAAGCGCTGGATGAGGGCGCGGATGACTATCTAACCAAACCCTTCAGCATGAACGAACTGCTTGCTCGCGTTCGAGCATTGCTCAGGCGTAACGCTCCTCCCTCGCCTACAGAAAATGCTTTGCACGAGGGCGATTTTGAAGTAGATCTTGCAGCGCATCGAGTCACACTTAAGGGGACTGAGCTTCATCTCACACCCAAAGAGTTTGAACTGCTGGTCGTCCTTCTTCGAAATGCGGGCCGCGTGATGACCCATAAAGTTCTTCTTCGCCATATCTGGGGTCCTGCCGGAGAGTCGCAACCGGAATACATTCGCGTCTTGATTGGCCAGCTCAGAAAGAAGTTGGACCGCGGAACGGGAGTGCGCTATATCCAAAGTGAACCTTGGATTGGCTATCGCTTGATAGCCGAAGGTTCCACTACGTCCGACTAG